Genomic window (Pongo abelii isolate AG06213 chromosome 4, NHGRI_mPonAbe1-v2.0_pri, whole genome shotgun sequence):
gtttttacccattcacaacagggattctttttttttttattattatactttcagttctagggtacatgtggacaactcgcaggtttgttacatatgtatacatgtgccatgttggtgtgctgcacccattaactcgtcatttacattaggtatatctcctgatgctatccctccccctcccaccaCTCCACAACAGCCCCTGGTGTGTGACGTtacccaccctgtgtccaagtgttctctttgttcagttcccacctatgagtgagaacatgtggtgtttggttttttgtccttgctcagaatgatggtttctagcttcatccatgtccctacaaaggacatgaactcatccttttttatggctgcatagtattccatggtgtatatgtgccacattttcttaatccagtctatcactgatggacagctgaattggttccaagtctttgctattgtgaatagtgccacaataaacatacatgtgcattggtctttatagcagcatgaattataatcctttgggtatatgcccagtaatgggatggctgggtcaaatggtatttctagttctagatccttgaggaatcaccacactgtcttccacaatggttgaactagtttatggtcccaccaacagtgtaaaagtgttcctacttctccacatcctctccagcacctgttgtttcctgactttttaatgatttccattctaactggtatgagatggtatctcattgtggttttgatttgcatttctctgatggccagtgatgatgagcattttttcatgtgtctgttggctgcataaatgtcttcttctgaaaagtgtctgttcatatcttttgtccactttttaatgaggttgtttgactttttcttgtaaatttgtttaagttctttgtagattctggatattagccctttgtcagatgggtagattgtaaaaatttttctcccattctgtaggttgcctgttcactctgacggtagtttcttttgctgttcagaagctctttagtttaattagatcccatttgccaattttggcttttgttgccattgtttttggtgttttagtcatgaagtccttgcccatgcctatggcctgaatggtattgcctaggttttcttctagggtttttatggttttaggtctaacatttaagtctttaatccatcttgaattaatttttgtacaaggtgtaaggaagggatccaatttcagctttctacatatggctagccagttttcccatcaccatttattaaatagggaatcctttccccatttcttgtttttgtcaggtttgtcaaagatcagatggttgtagatgtgtggtattatttctgagggctttattctgttccattggtctatatctctgttttggtagcactatcatgctgttttggttatacTACAAGGTTGTAGggttgtagtatagtttgaagtcaggtagtgtgatgactccagctttgttctttttgcttaggattgtcttggcaatgcaggctcttttttggttccatatgaactttaaagtagttttttccaattctgtgaagaaggtcattggtagcttgatggggatggcattgaatctataaattgccttgggcagtatggtcattttcacaatactgattcttcctatccatgagcatggaatgttcttccatttgtttgtgtcctcttttattttgttgagcagtggtttgtagttcttccttgaagaggtccttcaaatcctttttaagttggattcccaggtattttactctctttgtagtaattgcgaatgagagttcactcatgatttggctctctgtctgttattggtagaggaatgcttgtgatttttgcacattgattttgtatcctgtgactttgctgaagttgtttatcagcttaaggagattttgggctgagacgatggggttttctaaatatacaatcatgtcatctgcaaacaggaacaatttgacttcctcttttcctaattgaataccctttatttctttctcctgcctgactgccctggccagaacttccaacactatgttgaataggagtggtgagagagggcatccctgtcttgtgccagttttcaaaggaaatgcttccagtttttgcccattcagtatgatattgactgtgggtttgtcataaatagctcttattattttgagatgtgtttcaTCAATACcgagtttattgagagtttttagcatgaagggctgttgaattttgtcgaaggccttttctgcatctattgaaataatcatgtggtttttgtctttggttctgtctatatgatggattatgtttattgatttgtgtatgttgaaccagccttgcatcccaggaatgaagcccacttgatcatggtggataagctttttgatgtgctgctggattaggtttgccagtattttattcaggatttttgcattgatgttcatcagggatattggtctaaaattctctttttttgttgtgtctctgccaggctttggtatcaggatgatgctggcctcataaaataagttagggaggattccctctttttctattggttggaatagtttcagaaggaagggtaccacctcctccttgtacctctggtagaatttggccgtgaatctttctggtcctggactttttttggttggtaagctattaattattgcctcaacttcacagcctgttattggtctattcaaggattcaacttcttcctgctttagtcttgggagggtgtatgtgtcgaggaatttatccatttcttctagattttctaatttatttgcgtagaggtgtttgtagtattctctgacagtagtttgtatttctgtgggatcggtggtgacatcccctttatcattttttattgcatctatttgattcttctctcttttcttctttattagtcttcctagcagtctatcaattttgctgatcttttcaaaaaaccagctcctggagtcATGGattttttggaggtttttttgtgtttctatctccttcagttctgctctgatcttagttatttcttgccttctgctagctttggaatgtgtttgctcttgcttctctagttcttttaattgtgatgttagggtgtcaattttagatctttcctgctttctcttgtgggcatttagtgctataaatttccctttacacagtgctttaaatgtgtcccagagattctggtatgttgtgtctttgttctcactggtttcaaagaacatctttatttctgccttcattttgttatgtacccagtagccattcaggagcaggttgttcagtttccatgtagttgagtggttttgagtgagtttcttaatcctgagttctagtttgattgcactgtagtctgagagacagtttgttataatttctttcttttacatttgctgaggagtgctttacttccaactatgtggtcaattttggaataagtgtgatgtggtgctaagaagaatgtatattctgtcgatttggggtggagagttctgtagatgtctattaggtctgcttagtgcagagctgagttcaagtcctggatatccttttcaactttctgtctcgttaatctgtctaatgttgacagcggggtgttaatatctcccattattattgtgtgggagtctaggtctctttgtaggtctctaaggacttgctttatgaatctgggtgctcctgtattgggtgcatatatatttaggatagttagctcttcttattgaattgatcccattaccattatgtaacggccttctttgtctcttttaatcttgttggtttaaagtctgttttatcagaggctaggattgcaacccctgccttttttgttttccatttgcttggtagatcttcctccatccctttattttgagcctatgtgtgtctctgcaggtgagatgggtctcctgaatacagcacactgatgggtcttgactcttcatccaatttgccagtctgtgtgttttaattggagcattttgcccatttacatttaaggttaatattgttgtgtgtgaatttgatcctgtcattacaatgttagctggttattttgctcattagttgatgcagtttcttcctagcattgatggtctttacaatttggcatgttttttgcagtggctggtaccagttgttgctttccatatttagtgcttccttcaggagctcttgtaaggcagacctggtggtgacaaaatctctcagcatttatttgtctgtaaaggattttatttctccttcacttatgaagcttagtttagttggatatgaaattctgggttgaaaattcttttctttaagaatgttgaatattggccccgactgtcttctggcttacagagtttctgctgagagatctgctgttagtctgatgggcttccctttgtgggtaacccgacctttctctctggctgcccttaacactttttccttcatttcaactttggtgaatctgacaattatgtgtcttggagttgctcttctcaaggagtatctttgtggtgttctccaCAACAGGGATTCTTAAGCTTGCCATTAAAGAAAGTTGGGCTTGGGGATGAGTAGAACATAGTTCAGTGGCAGAAATTGTCCAGAAGCCAGCATGAATAACACAACTCAAGAAAAGAGAATGGTAGACTGGGAGGTTGGATCAGTGAAACAGCAAAGAGAGAAACACGAGGTGAAGGAAGTTAGTCTAGAGGATGGAGAAAAATGCACACGTGCAAATAAGGTACAATCTAACTTTCAAACACAACGTTGTATTGACACACATTCTTTCactagaagcaaaaacaaaagtgCGGGCATGGGGAGGTGGTTGCTGGTTTTCCAGACAttacaatcacaacttctggggTCCATTTAGAGCAAgggtccccaactcctgggctgtggacaggtactggtccatggcctgttaggaacttgGCCACAGAGCAGGAagtgagtggtgggtgagtgagcattatcacctgagctctacctcctgtTAGATCAGCTCCAGCATTAGAGACCCATAGGAGCAGGaaacctattgtgaactgcgcatgcgagggatctaggttgaaagctccttatgagaatctaatgcctgatgatctaaaATGGAActgtttcatcctgaaaccatccgcacccccaccccgcccctgccatctgtggaaaaattgtcttccaccaAACTAGTCTCtccagtctctggtgccaaaaggctggggactgctgaTTTAGAGGACAAGGAAGATTTCCGATGGTAGAGGTAGGAACCAAGATGAACCCACACATAAAATGTGCAGTATTGTTTAAGCAAGGAGTTATGTTCAAAAGTGAATTCTCATTCTAATAAAGGAAAGTTATGACAACCCAAAAAATGCCTATGTagcattcttatttatttattttatttttattttttaagacagtctccctctgtcacccaggctgcagtgcagtggccccatctcagctcactacaacctccgcctcccaggttcaagccattgtctgcctcagcctcccgaatagctgaaactacaggtgcacaccagcacgcccagttaatttttgtattttcagtagagacgaggtttcaccatgttggccaggctggtctcgaactcctgacctcaagtgacctgactgcctcggcctcccaaaatgttgggattacaggcgtgagccactgtgtctggtcaCTATGTAGCATTCTTAAATAAGGccctatatttttaataatatttatttgtttaatatgaagaaagaaaaagtagaaaaggtTTTGCAATTTAGTCAGGAATTGTTACACAAGATACAGACTTTATTTCCATGGATTTCTGAAGCCagatgcttaaaaaaaaactcaaatcaaATTTACCCCCACTATATAATATTTACCATTATACCAACCAAACTTATACAATAATTACTCTTGAAAAATAAGTAGACTGTAATATCTAATCAGTTGCAAAATATAATAGATTGCAACCAATTTgttaacaacaagaaaaaaaactcccCTAAAGAGCTTGAACCTTCACAATAATTTACAGAATTCTGTTTAACTTAATATACAAGAAAATCTGCTGTGGATAAGGCATTGCTTTATGAACCCTCCATCTTTCCTCAGAGAATAAGGCACCGATCACTAGCATTATAAATcacaaaactgtaagaaaatctGAAGACAGCAGATGCCACATATGCCACAAAGAAAAGCAGGTACCTTTAGGGCACTGACTTTAATAAACTGTGCAAATATAAGATGTATAGCAACTAAATTTTCCTTCTCTAATAAAGAGGAATCATTTTAATAGAAGATCAAcctgaaagaaaaaggaaaaagcaaatttcctaaaactttattttgaaaaaaatatatgctgTCTTTCAGTATCAGGCagagtaaaatattttagaatagtatataaaatagtatataaacAAACTGATAGCaactaaaacaattttaatgGTACATTCAGGAATTTACATTTGAAATGACATTTCTGGTCTTTTTTTTGCATGAATTCAAATGTTATGGTTATGATCCAAATATCAATATTTTGTTAATGTTACTTATTAACAAATATTACATTTAGTTATGTTTTTCAAAACAGTTAAAACTAACACACGAGATTCTAGGCTACAGATACTAAAAAATACTACTTCAGTAAAGTGTAACTGTAGCCAAcatgttttaataattatttcctaaattaatttctgaaataataagCTAGATTTAATGTTAGCTACTGGATATTATAATGATGTGTCACAAGTGCTCTGAAGGTTTTGCCAGTAATCATAACTCATAAAGCATTCTGCAAATTAAATTTCACTCAGGATGaacatatatgaaaatacatGTTAGCATTAACTATACATTTGTATAGTTAAATTATTCATATCATTTATTTGGCGATTTCACTATTTCAATAGCTCAAGAAAATTGGATCCAAATATAATGTTAACTCTTTACAAATTAGTTACCCTAAAATTTGAGCTGTTTTTCATTAGGAAATGGACTAAATTCCAGGTATACTTCCAGAAAATGAACTGGATGTTAATCTAAAAGAACTACTAGTAAAGccagataaacagaaaaaaacaataaaaatatatcgTGGAATAAATGAAACTCTAACATTGCACTAGAGTTGTCATAGAAGAGAGAAGTAGAATAATaacaagtataattttaaaaaaagttgtacATGCTTCCTGAGCAAGGGGATTCCAGAATTATAATAACTAAATAATATAAACacctaactgtatttttaaatattaactttaacGTTGGCTACTCTTAATTATCATCATGTGAGCCATTTGCTTCTCTAAGACTGCCGTGTGGTTACCTCAGACATCAATACGAACTCCATGTTTTGAAGACATCATTTGTCTGGTTCCTGTTAAATACATAACGAATGAACAGATGTGAGGTAAagatgatgtgattattacataaaACCAGAATGGCAAAGGAGAAGTTTTTCCAAATGGGCATATCCACAAACCATGACGAATCCCATCTCGGATATGATGTGAAGTCCAGGATATAAATAACATCCAGGGAAGAAAGCACCATGAGTCTTTGAGCTTGAAAAGGTGCATAGTAAATTTCAGGGTAAGAACCACAACGGGTATCACAGTAGAACAGTGAAGGAAAGGTCTTCGCGGAAGAGTCAAAGCAGCCTGAGGGAGCAAAGTAATAGCGAGTATCATTTCCTTTCTagcaaaacaaaactttatacacgcttcttaatattttaaaatattttccagagtcTATTGGACATGCAAAACAAACATGTTCTATGCCACTTCAGAATACATATaccaaaattatatatacataaaagaatataaaagtgtGAGCAGGATAtcctttacattaaaaataaaatcaaggtcTCAGGAATACGgtgattaattttttaagtttcccATTATTTGCTTAGAAAATTCACAATATGAACATAATTTATAATCTAAGTGTACGGTTTGTGTAATTTGGAGGTTTATATAATTATCCAGGGCCTCTAAGAGCACTGTAAAAATATCTCACAACcaaataaaacattcttttgtTAAGGCAAAAGAGGGAAACATTTTTGTTATATCCATTTTATATTAGCTATAAACACTTTTGGAATTTATTTACAACACttagaaaaattatattattttaaatacgtATTCTAAAATTGAGTTAAATAAACTTtagtaaatttctttttttttttttttaggtggagtcttgcttagttgcccaggctggagtgcagtggcacaatctcggctcactgcaatctctgcctctcgggttaaaattctccagcctcagcctcccgagtagctgggatcataggcacctgccaccatgcccggctaatttttgtatttttagtagagacggggtttcaccatgttggccaggctggtctcgaactcctgaactcaggtgatccacccaccttggcctcccaaagtgctgggattacagacgtgagccatgaCGCCTGGCAAACTTCAGTAAATTTCTAAACCACTACCAAAATGTATACTCAATATCTGAACCAATAAAAATTTCAGGCTTAATCCCTGAATGATTGATTCATGAGTAGGGTTTTGTTCTCACCTGCTTTAAAGACTAATTTGCAGTGAGATAATccctaaacaaaaataaagctgaGGATAGTTATGATTGTCTAAATCTGAATCTCTGCACATATCCTCTAAAAGTTTATAAAacatgaaggacaaataaaactacacaaaatcTCAAACCCTCAGCATAAACAGAAGCCAGAGAATGCCCATATTTGAAATTACCCATAAGTATTAAACTAAACACCAAATCAGTGGGTTCTCTCTCTCACACTTCCATTCAAGTCaggaaaaactatattgaagagagaagaggggaaaCCTAAGATTGATGTAAAATTACCACTAGGAAGTTCAGTTTAAGTGTGAAAATACTGAAGAGTGTCCTAGTAGGTCAGAGCACTAACTGCAGGGAAAGGACTTAAGAGTGGACCTTCAAGACTCTGAAAGGTATTGATTCTGGGGGAGACAATGGTAAGAAAGGGAGAGACACCCTTTGGAGATTGgatggtgaaaaggaaaataagtagtaaaaggaagaaatgtaGTTTCCTgtccaaaaaacacaaacaaaaatcagaCAATGTTCCGACCACATGAAAAAAAGTTACTTATTAAAGAGACTCTACCTTGTCCCACTGTCAAATCAGACCACCCTTGAACAAGGAATCCTATAAACCCTCTCCTCAAACAAGTATTCTTTAACTCTCACCTATGGTCTGAATATCAAAGAGTTTATTTTACGCTCCTCTTTCCCTGCCTTCTCCTCCACATTTTGTTTGACTTCTACTTCATCAGAGAACATGTACCATTTCtgtattattattctacttttgtcttcacctttgtttttaaattctatatCCACAATATGTTAAGTTCATCATCAGTCCTTTTGCTAACACTGCCTTAATCAAGAATATGTTAGAATAAAGAATCATGTAATATCATGAAATAAACtgataaaatataacaaatctATAAAAAGCTAGTATACGAGGAAAatcagaaatagaataaaaatatcaggccgggtggggtggctcacgcctgtaatcccagcactttgggaggctgaggcgggctgatcacctgaggtcaggagttcgagaccagcctgaccaacatgaagaaaccccatctctactaaaaatacaaaattagctgggcatggtggtgcatgcctgtaatcccagataattgggaggctgaggtagaagaatcgcttgaacctgggaggtggaggttgaggtgggctgAGATCATACtgttgcactccatcctgggcaataagagtgaaactctgtctaaaaaacaaccccccaccaaaaaaaaaacaaacatctcttgaaccctgttcctagtaacaaatacaaaacaaaaaaaaaattttttaaactacgtaaaacataagaaaattataTCACAAGACTCCAAAGTAAGTTAAATCTGAAACAACCATATGGGGACATAAAAAAATCTTGAATCAGAaattcaaaaatggaaaaaaaaaagattaaaaaaagataataattgaTTAAACTCAGtgtggagaaaaaacaaaaacaatctaaTAAATGACTATATTGCAATGTATCCAAGGGAGAATAGGTCAAATGAAAGTTTAATAAGGCAcattgaaaaaattaatacaaaaattagctgggtatggtggtgcatgcctgttattccagctactcaggaggctgaggcatgagaatcccttgaacataggaggcagaggttgcagtgagctgagatcgcaccactgcaccccaaactgggcaacagagtaagactctgtctcaagaaagaaaagaaaagaaaaaatgcaggaAACCaaccaagagaataaaaatgaaatgaggaaaaaagtaaaaacagtcAGGTAGAAAATAGCTGAAATAGAATACaggcaaaaagaaacaacatataTATAACTGAAGtccctaaagaagaaaaacaaagaaatagaatggaactaGTATTTAAAGCTATGAtccaagaaaactaaaaataaaaacgtgAACCTATTAAAAGAGCCCATCTTAAAAAACTGACTCAATGATAAGCTTCAAGACAATTTAGTACAGCTATTActgtaataatgataaaaagaacagTTTTTAAGCCCTCCACgcaaaagataaaataacttgCAAAGGCAATAGTATTACACTGGCATCAGATTTCTCCCCCCAACAAAAGCACTTTTATGTACCATAGTAATAAAGGTTTAGTTTGTAATCCATATTAGTAAAGTATAAATCATAGAACTGATTGGAAAGACTGGAGACACCTTTAATAGGAAGTACAACATTTTCAACAGGATGGGATTAAGGAGCCTATGGCAATCACTTCTTGCAAGAAAGCAATAACCTGATGTTGAGTTATGCTCTGGATATGTTTACAGCCATACTGATTCTTTACACTCTTATTTGTGAATTAACATCTATTTATATTAATAGCTGctaaaaaagaaactggaaattCTTGTTGTTGGCTGATGTCTAAAATGTCAATGtagcgtttttttgtttgtttgtttgtttgacggAGACTTGTGCTGTCTcaaaacccaggctggagtatagtggcataatcttagctcactgtaacctcaaactcctgggctcaagtgatcctcttgcctcagcctcctgattacaTGGAACTATAGGcatacatcaccatgcctggctagttttttattttttgtagaggtggagtctggccctgttgcccaagctggtcttcagctcctggcctcaagtgatcctcccatctcagcctcccagtgttggggttacaggcatgagccactgtgcctggcctttgatttttttattaatagaaaaacaatgaataatgaaagaaaatggaattatcATAGAATCATAGAAGTAGAAATAGATCACTGTCATGAATACTTATTCAGTTTTGATATTTATTACTGATAATCACATACCACCTTATGGtggatgtaaaatattttaatacttaatTCAAAAATAATGATTAATACTAGCACTATGCTGTACTTTATGTGCactatctcatttgatccttataACAACTCTGTATGGTAGGTAGCATTTTAcagcagaggaaactgaggcagtgaGGCTAGTTACTTCCCCCATACTGTGCAGTTAATGAGTGGCACAGCTGGGATTTGATCCTGGGTCTGTCTAACTCTATAGTTCATATTCTTAACAATAGTGCTTCTAAGTGAAGTAAAGGATAAATACGTTATGCAGcctaaatgcttttaaaaattataataaattctaGATGAACACATTTATGaatcacatattttataatgtttcatAGCTTATCCCAAtctctaacatttatttatttatttatttatttatttttgagacagagtttcactcttcttgcccaggctggagtgcaatggtgtgatcttggctcattgcaacctccacctcccgggttcaagcaattctcttgcctcaaccttccaagtagctgggattacaggcgtctgccactatgcccggctaatttttttttttgtatttttagtagagacgggatttcaccacgttggccaggatggtctcgatctcttgatctcgcctcagcctccaaagtgctgggagattacaggcgtaagccaccgcacccagtccatTTACTGTTAATATTTACCAGGCCATGTCACTTATCATgcttacttaatcctcacaacaaccccacaAGGTAAGTAATGTTATAATCCACAtatcacagatgaagaaattaaaacttaaagaagaaaagggaacttaattaaactaaagagcttctgcacagcaaaggaaataatcaatagagtaaacagacaacctacaggatgggagaaagtAGGGTTCATTTGAAaaagggctcatatccagaatctacaaggaactcaaacaactcaacaagaataaaacaaataaccccatcaaaaagtgggcaaaggacatgaacagacatttttcaaaagaagacacacaagcagccaacaaacatgaaaaaacgctccatatcactaataatcagagaaatgcaaattaaaaccacaatgagatgccatcacataccatcagaatggctattattaaaaagtcaaaaaccaacagatgttggcaaggatgcagagaaaagggaacacttatacattgttggtgggaatataaattagtataacctctatggaaaacagtatggagatttctcaaagagctaaaaatagaactaccttttgatccagcaatcccactactgaatatcttccaaaaggaaaataagttattatataaaattaatcattgccaggcacagtggctcatgcctgtaatcccagcactttgggaggttgaggca
Coding sequences:
- the TMEM267 gene encoding transmembrane protein 267: MASETEKTHALLQTCSTESLISSLGLGVFCLVADRLLQFSTIQQNDWLRALSDNAVHCVIGMWSWAVVIGIKKKTDFGEIILAGFLASVIDVDHFFLAGSMSLKAALTLPRRPFLHCSTVIPVVVLTLKFTMHLFKLKDSWCFLPWMLFISWTSHHIRDGIRHGLWICPFGKTSPLPFWFYVIITSSLPHICSFVMYLTGTRQMMSSKHGVRIDV